Proteins encoded together in one Lutra lutra chromosome 4, mLutLut1.2, whole genome shotgun sequence window:
- the NSUN4 gene encoding 5-methylcytosine rRNA methyltransferase NSUN4 isoform X1, which yields MTYSVQFGDLWPSIRVSLLSEQKYGALVNNFAAWDHVSDELEQLRARDFVKEAISHGELEPQGDQTPTPASGAYSPNLRCFTFARGDVSRFPPARLGSLGVMDYYLMDAASLLPVLALGLQPGDTVLDLCAAPGGKTLALLQTGCCRNLAANDLSTSRTGRLQRVLHSYVPQDIRDRNRVRVTSWDGRKWGELEGDTYDRVLVDVPCTTDRHSLHEEENNIFQRSRKKERQMLPMLQLQLLAAGLLATKPGGHVVYSTCSLSHLQNEYVVQGTIEFLANQYSIKVQVEDLSHFRKLFMDTFSFFQSCQVGELVIPNLLANFGPMYFCKMCRLT from the exons ATGACCTACAGTGTGCAATTTGGTGATCTCTGGCCATCCATCCGGGTCAGTCTCCTTTCAGAGCAGAAGTACGGTGCACTGGTCAATAACTTTGCCGCCTGGGATCATGTGAGTGATGAGCTGGAGCAACTGAGGGCCAGGGACTTTGTGAAGGAAGCCATCTCCCACGGGGAGCTGGAGCCTCAGGGTGACCAAACTCCAACTCCAGCCTCTGGGGCCTACAGCCCGAACCTTCGATGCTTCACTTTTGCCAGAGGGGATGTCAGTCGGTTCCCTCCCGCCAG GCTTGGCAGCCTGGGTGTCATGGACTACTATCTGATGGATGCTGCTTCCTTGCTGCCTGTCCTGGCCCTTGGCCTACAGCCCGGCGACACTGTGCTTGACCTGTGTGCAGCGCCCGGGGGAAAGACACTAGCACTGCTTCAGACTGGCTGTTGCC GCAATCTCGCTGCCAATGATCTGTCCACTTCTCGAACAGGCAGACTTCAGAGGGTCCTTCACAGCTATGTGCCTCAAGATATCAGGGATAGAAATCGAGTTCGAGTCACCTCATGGGATGGCAGGAAGTGGGGAGAACTGGAGGGGGACACCTATGATCGG GTGCTGGTGGATGTGCCCTGTACCACAGACCGCCACTCCCTTCATGAGGAGGAGAACAATATCTTTCAGCGGTCGAGGAAGAAGGAGCGGCAGATGTTGCCTATGCTTCAGTTGCAGCTGCTCGC GGCTGGACTGCTTGCCACCAAGCCAGGAGGCCATGTTGTCTATTCTACCTGCTCGCTCTCGCACTTACAGAACGAATATGTAGTGCAAGGCACCATAGAGTTCCTGGCCAATCAGTACAGCATCAAGGTTCAGGTGGAAGACCTGAGTCATTTCCGAAAGCTTTTCAtggacacattttctttcttccaatccTGTCAGGTTGGGGAGCTGGTAATCCCAAACCTCTTGGCCAATTTTGGGCCCATGTACTTTTGCAAAATGTGTAGACTGACATAG
- the NSUN4 gene encoding 5-methylcytosine rRNA methyltransferase NSUN4 isoform X2, translated as MAALVVRSARDVLKRAHLATVPRRHRHKKKWAATEPKFPATQLALQNFDMTYSVQFGDLWPSIRVSLLSEQKYGALVNNFAAWDHVSDELEQLRARDFVKEAISHGELEPQGDQTPTPASGAYSPNLRCFTFARGDVSRFPPARLGSLGVMDYYLMDAASLLPVLALGLQPGDTVLDLCAAPGGKTLALLQTGCCRNLAANDLSTSRTGRLQRVLHSYVPQDIRDRNRVRVTSWDGRKWGELEGDTYDRVLVDVPCTTDRHSLHEEENNIFQRSRKKERQMLPMLQLQLLAAGLLATKPGGHVVYSTCSLSHLQNEYVVQGTIEFLANQYSIKVQVEDLSHFRKLFMDTFSFFQSCQVGELVIPNLLANFGPMYFCKMCRLT; from the exons GCTGCCACAGAGCCCAAATTTCCTGCCACTCAACTGGCTCTGCAGAATTTTGACATGACCTACAGTGTGCAATTTGGTGATCTCTGGCCATCCATCCGGGTCAGTCTCCTTTCAGAGCAGAAGTACGGTGCACTGGTCAATAACTTTGCCGCCTGGGATCATGTGAGTGATGAGCTGGAGCAACTGAGGGCCAGGGACTTTGTGAAGGAAGCCATCTCCCACGGGGAGCTGGAGCCTCAGGGTGACCAAACTCCAACTCCAGCCTCTGGGGCCTACAGCCCGAACCTTCGATGCTTCACTTTTGCCAGAGGGGATGTCAGTCGGTTCCCTCCCGCCAG GCTTGGCAGCCTGGGTGTCATGGACTACTATCTGATGGATGCTGCTTCCTTGCTGCCTGTCCTGGCCCTTGGCCTACAGCCCGGCGACACTGTGCTTGACCTGTGTGCAGCGCCCGGGGGAAAGACACTAGCACTGCTTCAGACTGGCTGTTGCC GCAATCTCGCTGCCAATGATCTGTCCACTTCTCGAACAGGCAGACTTCAGAGGGTCCTTCACAGCTATGTGCCTCAAGATATCAGGGATAGAAATCGAGTTCGAGTCACCTCATGGGATGGCAGGAAGTGGGGAGAACTGGAGGGGGACACCTATGATCGG GTGCTGGTGGATGTGCCCTGTACCACAGACCGCCACTCCCTTCATGAGGAGGAGAACAATATCTTTCAGCGGTCGAGGAAGAAGGAGCGGCAGATGTTGCCTATGCTTCAGTTGCAGCTGCTCGC GGCTGGACTGCTTGCCACCAAGCCAGGAGGCCATGTTGTCTATTCTACCTGCTCGCTCTCGCACTTACAGAACGAATATGTAGTGCAAGGCACCATAGAGTTCCTGGCCAATCAGTACAGCATCAAGGTTCAGGTGGAAGACCTGAGTCATTTCCGAAAGCTTTTCAtggacacattttctttcttccaatccTGTCAGGTTGGGGAGCTGGTAATCCCAAACCTCTTGGCCAATTTTGGGCCCATGTACTTTTGCAAAATGTGTAGACTGACATAG